CGGTGATAAAGATAGAGCTGTCAAACTTTACCGAACCTTAAAAATGCGGGAAGGATGGAGTCTATCAAGAATAACCGGAGAAATCTGCAGAACTCTTGGAGTTAAGGCAATAGTTTTGCCTATGAGTGATGATCGCGTTAGAACAGTCATTCACACGGAGGAGGGCGATTTGAGTTTCCACGAGTTCTGGGTCGCGAGAAGAGCAAATGTAAACGTAAAAAATGTAACTTTTGAGAATTTGGAAAATGCTCGACCCGCGCCTGGAGTTCTGGAGGCCATTGATGAAAGTTCGCTAGTGATCATCGGACCTAGCAATCCGGTGACCAGTATCGGACCTATCATCGGAGTTCGAGAAATAGGAAAGAAATTGATGAAGAATAGAGAGAAGGTAGTGGCCGTTAGTCCCATCATAGGTAATGCTCCAGTCAGTGGCCCCGCAGGGATCTTGATGAAAGCCTTAAAATATGAAGTAAACCCAGTTGGTGTTGCAAAGATTTACAGACAATTTATAAAGACTATTTTTGTGGATAAAAGTGATCATTATCTCGCTCCTGAAATTGAGCGGCTCGGCATTTCTGTGGAGAGTGCCGACCTCTTTCTACCCGATATTGAATCCAGAGAGAGACTCGCAAGAAAAATTTTGGAATATCTAAACGAACGATCATCCTAACCTACTGAAAGTTATTTATGGTCGTAGAGAGTATATTGGTGGAGTAGTGCAGAAAGTTGCTGATCTTCACATTCATACTATTGCCTCTGATGGTAGCTACAGACCTGAAGAAGCTGTAAAAATCGCCAAGAAAATGAAGATTTCTGCGATAGCGATCTGCGATCACGATTCTGTGGACGGAATTGAACCGGCATTAGAAGCTGGAAAACTTTATCGGGTTAAGGTCATACCGGCTGTCGAGATGTGTTATGAAGAAGGTCCAACTGGAGCTCACATCGTTGGTTATTTTATTGATTGGCGAAATGCCACTTTGAAAGAAGCGTTACGCGAAATTCAGCAGGGGCGATTCAGAAGAATAAGAGATATTGTTGATAGATTATCCGAAATCGGAATCGAAATAACACTCGCAGACGTTTTGGCAGAAGCGGCAGAAGGAAGTGTGCTAACGAGACCTCATGTGGCAAGAGCCATGGTTAAGCGCGGATACGTGAAATCTGAATCAGAGGCATTTGAAAAATATTTGATCTATGGACGCCCGGCCTATGTCAACCGTTACCAACTCCCCCTTGGAGAAATCATGCGGTTGATAAGGAATTCCGGAGGAGTTCCCGTGCTTGCTCATCCAAAATATCAGGACGCCATAAAGTTTGTACCTTACCTTGTAGAACTTGGTCTCAAAGGGATCGAAGTTTACCACCCAGATCACACACCAAAAGAAGTAGCAAGATTCAAGAAAATTGCCAAAAAATACGGATTGATCGAGATAGGCGGTTCTGATGCTCACGGGGCTGAAAGACCCATAGGAACCGTAACAGTTCCGTACGAAATTGTAGAAAGATTGGAGAAAGCCAGACCTGAGATGATTTAAAGGAGTCAAACTGGTTTCATTTTGCCCCACTTTTCGAGAGCTTTTTTCAATTCGATGTGTTTTTCTGCCTGCTCTTCTAGCGGAATGTTCTGTTTGTATGCTTCTATGGCCTGTATCACCGCCATTGCCCCTGCGCGAACTCCCATCGGATGTCCAAATGTTCCTCCTCCAACCTGAACGACGATATCCGTGGTTCCATAGAGATTGAAAATCTCCGGCAAGATTCCAGGATGAAGCCCGCCGGACGCCACTGGAAGCATTGGCTTTATCTTCCCCCATGACTGCGAAAGTCGGAAGCCTGGTATCTCATTCACCTCACGCTTTACGATTGCGTCCCTGATGGCTAAGACTTCTTCCCTCTCTCCAGCGAGTTTTCCGATAACCGTGCCGATGTGGAGCTGATCCACGCCTGCTAAACGCATGAGTTTCGCCAGAACCAGCATCGACATCCCGTGCT
This region of Candidatus Hadarchaeales archaeon genomic DNA includes:
- a CDS encoding PHP domain-containing protein, with the translated sequence MQKVADLHIHTIASDGSYRPEEAVKIAKKMKISAIAICDHDSVDGIEPALEAGKLYRVKVIPAVEMCYEEGPTGAHIVGYFIDWRNATLKEALREIQQGRFRRIRDIVDRLSEIGIEITLADVLAEAAEGSVLTRPHVARAMVKRGYVKSESEAFEKYLIYGRPAYVNRYQLPLGEIMRLIRNSGGVPVLAHPKYQDAIKFVPYLVELGLKGIEVYHPDHTPKEVARFKKIAKKYGLIEIGGSDAHGAERPIGTVTVPYEIVERLEKARPEMI
- the cofD gene encoding 2-phospho-L-lactate transferase, which gives rise to MITVLSGGTGTPKLIQGLTKIVDQRNLRIIVNTAEDTEISGLYVSPDIDTVVYTLAGIVNEETWYGISGDTFSCYEMLKVLGEKELLRIGDKDRAVKLYRTLKMREGWSLSRITGEICRTLGVKAIVLPMSDDRVRTVIHTEEGDLSFHEFWVARRANVNVKNVTFENLENARPAPGVLEAIDESSLVIIGPSNPVTSIGPIIGVREIGKKLMKNREKVVAVSPIIGNAPVSGPAGILMKALKYEVNPVGVAKIYRQFIKTIFVDKSDHYLAPEIERLGISVESADLFLPDIESRERLARKILEYLNERSS